From Butyricimonas paravirosa, one genomic window encodes:
- a CDS encoding helix-turn-helix domain-containing protein, translating to MENFQIHTDISLLPANEHEVYLKEGFNGICTGGGAVIQLFSVRYRISEGELITILPQQLVSISEISDDFSMTFFKVDKVMFLDIMSGLGKLTPAFFFYMRKNFYTRLGDNDIKRFLGYCRALDFRGNNDDPVFRNETILHLLRIYYWDHYVAFQKRTSSENYPLLNSHKERIAFKFAMLVSEYCGTHRDVAFYADQLCISSIYLTQVIQEVNGQRAREMIADYVVVEIKSLLRNADLDIKDIVRQIGFATQSSLSRFFRRQTGMSPSEYRRTVHVIR from the coding sequence GTGGAGAATTTTCAGATACATACGGATATTTCATTACTTCCTGCAAATGAACATGAGGTCTACCTTAAAGAAGGTTTTAACGGAATTTGTACGGGAGGCGGTGCCGTTATACAACTTTTTTCAGTTCGCTATCGGATTTCTGAAGGCGAGTTAATCACCATTTTACCACAACAATTGGTTTCTATTAGTGAAATCAGTGATGATTTTTCCATGACCTTTTTTAAGGTAGACAAAGTGATGTTCTTGGATATTATGAGTGGTCTTGGAAAATTGACTCCTGCTTTTTTCTTTTATATGCGGAAGAATTTTTATACCCGTCTCGGTGACAATGATATCAAAAGGTTTCTAGGGTATTGTCGGGCGCTCGATTTTCGTGGAAACAATGACGATCCTGTTTTCCGGAACGAGACCATTCTTCATTTATTACGGATTTATTATTGGGATCATTACGTGGCCTTCCAAAAAAGAACTTCTTCGGAAAACTATCCCCTTCTCAATTCCCATAAAGAGAGAATTGCTTTCAAATTCGCCATGCTCGTCTCGGAATATTGTGGCACGCACCGGGATGTAGCTTTTTATGCGGATCAATTGTGTATCTCTTCTATATATTTGACACAGGTCATTCAAGAAGTGAATGGTCAGAGGGCACGTGAGATGATTGCAGATTACGTGGTTGTCGAAATTAAATCCTTGTTGCGGAATGCTGACTTGGATATAAAAGATATCGTCCGGCAAATCGGATTTGCCACACAATCTTCTTTAAGTCGCTTTTTCCGGAGGCAGACGGGTATGTCTCCCTCGGAATACCGGCGAACGGTTCACGTTATACGATAA
- a CDS encoding hybrid sensor histidine kinase/response regulator — protein sequence MKETKENACDAGKISFEKDMSALLSEQIFFSEGVFARLPMGVEIYDSQGILRGLNKRAEQIYGVEPGTVIGTVNLFDSPYVDEQLEMKIKTGEEIVLEFEYDFDRMNREYFQTRNKKSIIYEVKIVPICNKEGVIAGHMLLTNDVTSTKEAEYRTEEAKKNLEMAMEAASMSSWVYDIHKQVFSPLFGEPIVREGMTLNELQEMLHPNDRIPLMKLFSRLVNREIQQGQITVRMSDGEDLRHYESRMRLSTEHRGKLQIVGTQLDITEKFRMAKRAQDLQAKRELAMKVNDIVHWDFDVKARKFESYNDPVNDYVAGRPVSINEYLEVIHPEDRSLVNDVLQTMLSGERSNINFTCRMQTKYDEIWQYCNITGVPFEEEECGKISRFTGFRQNISKLHQLNEELKERNYKMELTFKTVGMSYWDFDVKTGQYRAFNDSVNDFRSEKNISPEDYLNAAHPDDTERIRENIETMLRGEAREFTLEYRSRTKWDQEWQSLIVTGLPSEWDKRGNIVRYTGIAFNNTKWEKMARELKEMKERAELSDRLKSAFLANMSHEIRTPLNAIVGFSELLIDSDDPDERAECGRMIESNNELLLRLINDILDLSKIESGILESKRVKFSITQLCDELYRMMLQKIPNMDVKLLQDKLLQDYWVFLDRDRLKQVWMNFLTNAMKCTRSGYIRMGFSVENGGFRFYVEDTGCGIPKKLHSQVFGRFQKLNEFTQGTGLGLAISKAIIEAAGGEIGFTSKPGVGSTFWGWVPCEISVSGGSSTPDLSSLPPCDKSGEFETRRKKILVAEDNDSNYALLLHMLKDYDLMRAENGVEAVDAVRNGNFDFVLMDLKMPIMGGLEATRKIREFDTEIPIIALTANAFDSDRVSAMEAGCNAFLTKPVKKKQLLELFF from the coding sequence ATGAAGGAAACGAAAGAGAATGCCTGTGATGCAGGTAAAATATCATTTGAGAAGGATATGTCTGCATTGCTAAGCGAACAGATTTTCTTTTCGGAAGGGGTGTTTGCACGTCTTCCAATGGGTGTCGAAATTTATGATTCCCAGGGAATTTTGCGTGGATTGAATAAACGAGCCGAGCAAATTTATGGTGTCGAGCCGGGCACAGTAATAGGTACGGTGAATCTTTTTGACAGTCCGTATGTCGATGAACAACTGGAAATGAAAATAAAAACTGGAGAAGAGATTGTACTGGAATTTGAATACGATTTTGACCGAATGAACCGAGAATACTTTCAGACTCGGAATAAAAAATCGATCATTTATGAAGTGAAAATAGTTCCCATTTGCAATAAAGAAGGAGTAATTGCGGGACATATGTTGTTGACTAATGACGTGACTTCTACCAAAGAGGCAGAATACCGTACTGAAGAGGCCAAGAAAAACCTTGAGATGGCGATGGAGGCTGCAAGTATGTCTTCATGGGTGTACGATATCCATAAGCAAGTGTTCTCCCCTTTGTTTGGGGAACCTATTGTTCGGGAGGGGATGACCTTAAATGAATTACAGGAAATGTTGCATCCTAATGACAGGATACCGTTGATGAAACTCTTTTCCCGGTTGGTTAACCGGGAAATTCAACAGGGGCAAATTACAGTTCGTATGTCTGATGGGGAAGACCTTCGTCATTACGAAAGCCGGATGCGGCTTTCCACGGAACACCGGGGTAAACTACAGATTGTTGGGACTCAATTGGATATAACTGAAAAATTCAGGATGGCGAAACGGGCACAGGATCTGCAAGCTAAACGCGAACTAGCCATGAAAGTCAATGATATCGTTCATTGGGATTTCGATGTGAAGGCACGAAAATTCGAATCCTATAACGATCCCGTCAACGACTATGTTGCCGGTCGACCGGTGTCCATAAATGAGTACTTGGAAGTCATACATCCGGAGGATCGGTCTTTGGTCAATGATGTACTGCAAACGATGCTTTCGGGTGAGAGAAGTAATATTAATTTTACCTGTCGTATGCAGACAAAATACGATGAAATATGGCAATATTGTAATATCACTGGAGTGCCTTTTGAAGAAGAGGAATGCGGTAAAATCTCCCGTTTCACGGGTTTCAGACAGAACATCTCTAAACTTCATCAGTTGAATGAAGAACTTAAAGAACGGAATTACAAGATGGAGCTGACGTTTAAAACGGTAGGGATGTCCTATTGGGATTTTGACGTGAAGACAGGACAATATAGAGCATTTAATGATTCTGTTAATGATTTTCGTTCCGAAAAAAACATTTCTCCGGAGGATTATTTGAATGCGGCACATCCCGATGATACGGAACGGATACGTGAGAATATCGAAACAATGTTGCGAGGTGAAGCCAGGGAGTTTACCTTAGAATATCGTTCTCGGACGAAATGGGATCAGGAATGGCAGTCTCTGATAGTGACCGGGCTACCATCCGAGTGGGACAAAAGGGGAAATATCGTCCGTTATACAGGTATCGCTTTCAACAACACGAAATGGGAAAAGATGGCTCGGGAACTGAAAGAGATGAAAGAGAGGGCAGAACTTTCAGATCGGCTCAAATCTGCTTTTCTAGCCAATATGAGCCACGAGATTCGTACGCCACTGAATGCGATTGTTGGATTTTCCGAGCTATTAATCGATAGCGATGATCCGGACGAAAGGGCAGAGTGTGGGCGTATGATTGAGTCAAACAACGAATTGTTGTTACGGCTTATTAATGATATTTTGGACTTATCGAAGATCGAGTCGGGTATACTGGAAAGCAAGCGGGTAAAATTCAGTATCACGCAGTTATGTGATGAACTCTACAGGATGATGTTGCAAAAAATACCAAATATGGATGTTAAATTATTGCAAGACAAATTATTGCAAGATTACTGGGTTTTTCTGGATCGAGATCGACTTAAGCAGGTGTGGATGAATTTCTTGACTAATGCGATGAAATGTACTCGTTCCGGGTATATCCGGATGGGATTCTCTGTTGAAAACGGGGGATTCCGTTTTTATGTTGAAGATACAGGATGCGGCATACCGAAAAAGTTGCATAGTCAGGTTTTCGGACGTTTCCAGAAGCTCAACGAATTTACACAAGGGACCGGCTTGGGACTTGCGATTTCCAAAGCCATCATCGAGGCCGCAGGAGGTGAAATCGGGTTTACATCTAAACCGGGTGTCGGTTCGACCTTTTGGGGATGGGTTCCGTGTGAGATATCCGTGTCCGGAGGTAGCAGTACTCCGGATTTGTCTTCTCTGCCACCGTGTGATAAGTCCGGTGAATTTGAAACTAGAAGAAAAAAGATCTTGGTGGCCGAAGACAATGATAGTAATTATGCATTGTTACTTCATATGCTTAAGGATTATGATCTTATGCGAGCGGAGAATGGTGTGGAGGCTGTTGATGCGGTTCGTAATGGAAATTTCGACTTCGTGTTGATGGATTTGAAAATGCCGATTATGGGCGGTTTGGAAGCTACCCGGAAAATTCGGGAATTCGATACCGAAATCCCGATTATTGCGCTGACGGCCAATGCTTTCGATTCAGACCGAGTGAGTGCCATGGAAGCCGGATGTAACGCATTCTTGACAAAACCCGTGAAGAAGAAACAGTTGCTCGAACTCTTCTTTTGA
- a CDS encoding RNA polymerase sigma factor, translating into MNHDIDIKELGYRIKKGDEKAFQILYVEYFYNLQYYAMRYLYDWEEAENLVQDAFLSLWCNLDKYDEERNVVYYLLTFVRNSCLKYIRNLKIRDNNQDKVIEALLFSNMTDEEPDENLLKRLNEVLSRLPDKQKEVLLKHIVERKTLPEIARELGVAESTTKTHYKRAMTFMRENLHIILGGF; encoded by the coding sequence GTGAATCACGATATTGACATAAAAGAACTTGGGTATAGGATAAAAAAAGGAGATGAAAAAGCATTTCAGATATTGTACGTAGAATATTTCTACAATTTACAATATTATGCTATGCGCTACCTTTATGATTGGGAGGAAGCAGAAAACCTTGTTCAAGATGCTTTTCTCTCTTTATGGTGTAATTTAGACAAGTATGATGAGGAACGTAATGTAGTTTATTATCTACTCACATTTGTTCGAAATAGCTGTTTGAAATATATTCGCAATTTAAAAATACGGGACAATAATCAAGATAAGGTGATCGAAGCCTTACTTTTTTCTAACATGACAGACGAGGAACCTGATGAGAATTTATTAAAACGCCTAAACGAAGTCCTGTCTCGCTTACCGGATAAACAAAAAGAGGTTTTGTTAAAGCATATCGTGGAACGTAAAACCTTACCAGAGATCGCTCGAGAACTCGGTGTTGCGGAATCCACTACAAAAACTCATTACAAACGGGCAATGACTTTTATGAGAGAGAATTTACATATTATCTTGGGAGGATTCTAA